TTTTGCGCGGCTGCATCCCGACATCGAAATGGACATCCTGACGTCGGGCGAACTGGCCAACCTGACGAACCGGGAGGCCGACGTAGCGATCCGCGTCGTCTATGATCGCAAGACCCTGCCGCTCAACCTTCATGGCATGAAGGGACCGGACCTGTTCGGCGGCATCTACATGTCCCGAGATCGCCTTGATGCGTGGCGCGCTGGGGCGCCGGATCCCATGCGGTGGATCGTCATCAGCATGCATGGCATTCCGGATTGGGCGGCCGAAGGGGATGTGCGGACCACGGCCATTCCCTTCAGGACCACAGACGCCGTAGCGCAGATCGTTGCCATACGGCAAGGGCTCGGAATCGGTGCGCTGCCGTGTTTCATCGGAGATGCCGACCCGATGCTGGCCAGAGTGCCCGGCACCGATCTGCACATGTATGGGACGCTGTGGCTTCTTACCCAAGGCGAGACACGCAAAACGGCTCGCGTGCGTCTCTTCACGGAGTTCGTGTTTCGTAGGCTCACCGCCTACGGTCCACTTCTCATGGGGCTACCCATTTCGCGCGATTGATGCGCAGAGTTCTCGCTGGGTGATTGGCCGGCTTCTGCCACACACGCTCACGACCGGACCGACTGCAAAGTCCCAATCCAAGCCGTTCGAGCTATTGGCTCGATGCGCCGAAACGGCCAGGCCACTCGCATGAACGGACGGCAGGTTTCGGGGATTGCCTGAGTTGGCATGAACGGCCGGAATTGAGTCAAGCTAAGGTCTGCAAAACTCGACGAGCCATGCCGGCTATTTCAACGACCTGTCCCGGCCGGGTTTGATCAGCAGCCAGGGGAAGATTATCTCGCGCGGCATGCGGCCGCGAAACCGGTGACCCGTGTTAGCGATATGCCAAGCTCCGCCCCCATTCGTCAGCCATTTTTGAGAGTATCTTCAGCGCGGAGGCTGTTCGATCGTACAGGTAGACGTCGGGCGGATCGGCGGGATCACTCCGTGGCTGAAAGTCGCCCACATGGCCGAATGCTTCAACGTGGTCGTTTGTCCGCACTTCCTGATGGAACTGCATGTCGGATTGTGCGCGGCCGTCCCCAACGCGCCGTGGGTGGAATATATTCCGCAACTCGATGACATCAAAACGCGCGGCATGGTGATCGACGATGGTCATGCAGTGGCGAGTAAAGAGCCGGGCCTCGGAATCTCTTGGGACGAAGACGAACTCGAAAGGCGCCAGCTGCATAGCGGTTTCGTGTCGGATAAGAATGTGCACCGGCTGGAGCCCGTTCGGTAGATTCTGGCTCGCGCTTGGGTAAAACGGGGTCGGGCCGCAACCGTCATCGGCACCTGATACATAATGACGGCAGATGACCGAGGAGAGGTGTCTTGGATCCCATGCTCAGGCGGCGCAGCATGCTGGCTCTATCAGGCTCTGGGCTCTTGATGGCAGGCGCGTCTGCGGCGGCAGCCGCCGATCCACGGCCCGGGCATTCCGGCAAATCTCCCATCTTTTATAATGTGCGAGATTATGGCGCCCGAGGAGACGGAAAGGCGGTCGATACGCCCGCCATCAATCAGGCGATAGATGCCTGTGCGGATGCCGGGGGCGGCACAGTTTTTATTCCCGCAGGCGACTATCTGTGCTTCACGATTCGCCTGCGCAGCCATGTGAACATCCATCTCTCACAGGGCTGCCGGATCATTGCCGCCGACTCCCCTAAGCCCGGTGAAACCAACGGCTATATGGGCGGGCGCTATGATCTTGCCGAACCGCAGGATCCCGCGATCGAACCGTTTCAAGATTATGGCCACAATCATTGGCGCAACTCGCTCTTCTGGGGCGAGGGACTTCAGGATCTATCGATCACAGGACCGGGTCTTATCTGGGGGCGGGGCCTGAGCCACGGTCGAGGGGATGTTAAGTCCATGGGCAACCGCTTTACGGCAGCCCAGCCGGGTGTCGGCAACAAGGCCATTGCGCTCAAGAATTGTCGGAACGTCGCGTTTTCCGATTTTTCGATCCTGAAGGGTGGCCATTTTGGTCTGCTGCTCACGGGCGTCGACAATCTGACAATTGATAATCTTACCATCGATACCGATCGCGACGGCATGGATATCGACTGCTGCCGCAACGTTCGCGTTTCGAACTGCTTCGTGAACTCGCCTTGGGACGACGGCATCTGTCCTAAATCGTCATTCGCGCTGGGTTATGCCCGGGCTACCGAGAACGTGACCATTACCAACTGCTACGTATCCGGATGCTGGGAGCTGGGAACGATGCTCGACGGCTCGTTCAAGCGCAACCTGGATCCGTCTTATTCCTTCCGCACCGGACGCATCAAGCTGGGCACGGAATCCAACGGTGGCTTCAAAAATATCGCAATCTCGAACTGCGTGTTCGAAGGCTGCGGCGGCCTTGCATTGGAGACTGTGGATGGCGCCTTGCTGGAGGATGTCGCCATTTCGAACGTCACCATGCGAGACATTTCGAATTGTCCGATCTTCATCCGGCTTGGCGCGCGGATGCGAGGGCCGGCTGGCGCGCAGGTGGGAGCGTTGCGCCGCGTCTCAATCAACAATCTCGTTTCTCACAATTCGGAGTCCGAGCTGTGCGCGCTCATCAGCGGTATCCCCGGCCATGCGATCGAGGATCTGCACATGTCGAACATCTTCCTGGACCATCGGGGAGGCGCGAGGGCAACGCAGATCCGGGTGCCTGAGCTCGAAACCATGTATCCGGATCCCGAGCGGTTTGGTCCCATGCCGGCGCATGGGTTTTTCGTGCGCCACGTGAGAAATCTGGAGATGAATCACATCGAGGTGCGACCAAGCGCACCGGATGCCCGCCCAGCCTTCTACCTCGAAGACGTCTCACGCGCAGATTTTTTCGCGATAACGGCTCCGCGCAAGCCTGCTTTCGAACTGAGGGACGTGACCGACTTCCGGCTGGGTTGGAGCCGTATCGCCGAAGATGCTGTAATTAAGTCCGTCGCGCAGCAGGTCATCGGATGAGGTCATGCCCGCGCGCTTTTTTGGTATACTGATTTGATGGAGTGAGCCACGCGGGCTCTGCCGGAGGCCATCGGTCGCGCTGTCATATCGATGGTGTCTGTGGCAGCATATATTGCCCTTTTGGTCTATGTGGGTGGGCGCACGTTCGTTCTGTCGGCGGAAATCGCAGGCGGTGGCGATGCCGAGATTGACGACGTGGCGCTCGTCCGGGCGGATTAAGTCGCAATTCTCGTCGCTCTGCCGGTGCTATCAAAATCGCAGAAGGCAGCCGTTCGACCAAATGAACGAATGGCAGATTTTGGGAAGCGTCTATGGCGGCCTGAATGTCGGATCGTGGGTCTTAGCGAACGCTTGGCAGGAAATGACGCAAAGTCGGCCTAGGTGCTAGGCGCGGTCCGGCCGATCAGGAGACATACTCCTCATCTAGGTGCACCTCATGTTCTTTCTTCCAAATATCTATTGTCGCTTCGCTCTCGCGGCCGCCGTCGGCCTCGTCATGGGTTGCGGATCCGGCGCTACTGGGCTGTCCTCGGCGGCTTCGCCGCAGCGGTCCGCCAATCGTATGGCTCCGTCACCGCTTGAGCGTGTCGAGCCCTACCACGCGCGCTTCGGGCGGATACGCCCGGTGATCGCCATCGTCGGCGTAAACAGCGGTACCGAGTTGACCGATTACGTCATTCCGTACGGCATCCTTCAGCAGGCCGCCGTCGGCGAGGTCATTGCCATCGCGACCCGCTCCGGTCCGATGACTATGCGCCCCGCGCTTCGGGTCCAGCCCCAGGACACGATTGCAGGGTTCGATACGCGATTTCCGGAAGGAGCTGATTACGTCATCGTGCCCGCCGTCGTGCAGCGCGACGATCCCGCCTTGCTGGGCTGGATCAGGCAACAAGCGGCGAAGGGCGGCACGCTCGTCAGCATCTGCGATGGCGCACTCGTGCTGGCCAACAGTGGCGTGCTGGATGGCCATCGCGCGACGGCGCATTGGGCGACGGCGGGCTATCGTCGCAAGACCTATCCTCGGGTCGCTTGGACCGACGATCGACGTTACGTAGCAGATGGCAAGATCGTCTCTAGCGCTGGGATCAGCGCGGCCATCCCGACTTCGCTGGCGCTCGTCGAGGCAATCGCCGGCAACGCGCGCGCCGTTACGGTCGCAGCCGAGGTCGGCGCACCTGACTGGGGATCCGTCCACGACAGCCACCAATTCACGCCGACGCTTGGCCGCAACCTGTCCGCCTTCGCCACTACCCAATATCTGAACGGCTGGTTCCATCGGCCTCAGTCGATCGGCGTCACGGTCGGCACCGGCGTAGATGAAGTTGCGCTTGCGCTCGCGGCCGATGCTTATACGCGAACAGGCCGGGCGCAGGCTTATGCGGTGGCGGCCAGTGCGACCCCTGTCGCGACCCTGCGTGGATTGACCCTATTGCCTGATCCCACGGACGGCCGGTCCCTTTCTCATACCGTGACCCTCGCACCGGACAAACCCGCACTCACGCTGGATCGCGTACTCGTCGAAATTACACGCTTGTATGGCAGGCAGACCGCCTATGGCGTGGCACTCGACTTCGAGTATCCCAACTTCCATGACTGACGGCGTCATCTATCAGGCGGCCACCATCCCCCAGCGGCCGGTTCGCGTGGTGCTGCTGGCCTATGACGGGATGAACCTGCTCGATCTGGCCGGCCCACTGCAGGCACTGTCCACGGCGAACCGTAGCGCTCCGTCGGGAGGTGCCGCGCGGTACGAAACTATCGTGGCCTCCGGCGAAGGCGGCCCGATCGTTACCAGCTCAGGCCTGCCCGTCGTCACGGTCGCAACGGCTACGCTTGCCGATGTGCCCATTGATACGCTGATCGCGCCGGGTGGCTGCGTCGGCGAGGAATATGAGGTTACACCGGCGCTGCGCGACTTCATCGCGCAACGGGCAAGTTCGGTGCGACGGCTCTGCTCGGTCTGCACGGGCGCGTTTCTGCTGGCGGCGGCAGGGCAGCTCGATGGTCGGCGGGTGGCGACCCACTGGGCGTGGCTCGAGAAGCTCAAAGGCAGGCATCCCGCTCTCGATGTGGACGCGGACAGCATCTTCGTCCGCGACGGCAATCTGTGGACGTCGGCCGGCGTCAGCTCGGGCATCGATCTGACACTGGCGCTTATCGAACAGGATTATGGTCCGCGCGTCGCGATCGACGCAGCCCGACAGATGGTCGTGTTCATGAAGCGCGCGGGGGGGCAATCGCAGTTCAGTGTGCCGCTAGCGGCGCAGACGCGCGATGACGGCTTCGTGGAACTTCACGCCTGGATGGCGGCCAATCTCGCTGCCGACATGTCGGTCGATCGACTGGCCGAACGGGCTTGCATGGCGCCGCGCACCTTCGCCCGGACATATGCTGCCAAGGTCGGGCGCACACCCGCAAAGACGGTCGAACTAATGCGGCTCGAGGCCGCCTGTCGGTGGCTAGAGGATACCGATCTGCCACTGAAAAACATCGCGCTCCAGGCAGGCTATGGGGACGAGCAGGCCCTGCGTCGTGCGTTTCATCGCCAGTTCGGCGCCAATCCGGCAAGCCACCGCGCCCGCTTTTCAGGCCACCAAGTCGCAGCCGGTCCGCCTTCTGAGTAACATATTCGGCGTATGACGCGCGCGCTATCCTCGTCGGCCCTCACGCCCCGCTGACGACGGATTTAGCATCTGAATGAACGACAGTTTCTAGGCCGCCGAGAATAGCATTTGAATGGCGGCGAGCGGGTCTAGCGGAACGCAACTGTCGACCGACCGAAGGCCGGCTCCTTAAGAGCAGCAATCCGAAAGCGGGAAAGTGCAAACGGGCCGTTTCCTCTCGCCGCAGCGCGTTAGGGGCGCGCCTGAGTTGCACGACCCAAACGTCAAAGCGGATCTAGGGATGCTGATCGCAACACCCGAGTGGAACCGCGCGGTCTTTTCTATTTTATCGAATAAACCGTCGATAGATTTATCGGATGTTCCAGAAATCCGGCCTTGGTTAGCTTCGGTCTCACACCAGAGGCACCGTTCCAGCAACCGAAGGATCTCCCGATGTCCCGTTCTGTTCGCACCCTGATGCTCGCTGCTGCCGCCGTCGTGATGCCGATTGCCGGTGCCCACGCGGCGCAGAATCCTGTGCCCGTCGCTGCTGCAACCAAGTCCAAAACGGCGGTCACCGTTGTCCTGGTTCATGGTGCCTGGGCGGACGGATCGAGCTGGGAAAAGGTCATTCCCCTGCTGCAGGCACAGGGCATCCGAGTGATGGGCGTGCAGAACCCGCTGACCTCGCTGGCCGACGACGTCGCCGCCACGAAGCGCGTGCTGGCGGACGTGAACGGCCCGATCGTGCTGGTCGGTCACAGTTGGGCTGGAACGGTCATCACCGAGGCGGGGACCGATCCCAAGGTGAAGGCGCTGGTCTATGTCGCCGCGTTCGCCAACAAGGAGG
This DNA window, taken from Sphingomonas sp. AP4-R1, encodes the following:
- a CDS encoding LysR family transcriptional regulator; the encoded protein is MTDWDDVRYFLAAAREGSVRAAAKRLGVNHATVLRRIAQLEEHLAAQMFEKLPSGYRLTEAGEEVLELAKQMEVSSHQLETRVLGRDQSVRGLLRVTLTPILATHLLMPDFADFARLHPDIEMDILTSGELANLTNREADVAIRVVYDRKTLPLNLHGMKGPDLFGGIYMSRDRLDAWRAGAPDPMRWIVISMHGIPDWAAEGDVRTTAIPFRTTDAVAQIVAIRQGLGIGALPCFIGDADPMLARVPGTDLHMYGTLWLLTQGETRKTARVRLFTEFVFRRLTAYGPLLMGLPISRD
- a CDS encoding enolase C-terminal domain-like protein; this encodes MTPWLKVAHMAECFNVVVCPHFLMELHVGLCAAVPNAPWVEYIPQLDDIKTRGMVIDDGHAVASKEPGLGISWDEDELERRQLHSGFVSDKNVHRLEPVR
- a CDS encoding glycoside hydrolase family 28 protein translates to MLRRRSMLALSGSGLLMAGASAAAAADPRPGHSGKSPIFYNVRDYGARGDGKAVDTPAINQAIDACADAGGGTVFIPAGDYLCFTIRLRSHVNIHLSQGCRIIAADSPKPGETNGYMGGRYDLAEPQDPAIEPFQDYGHNHWRNSLFWGEGLQDLSITGPGLIWGRGLSHGRGDVKSMGNRFTAAQPGVGNKAIALKNCRNVAFSDFSILKGGHFGLLLTGVDNLTIDNLTIDTDRDGMDIDCCRNVRVSNCFVNSPWDDGICPKSSFALGYARATENVTITNCYVSGCWELGTMLDGSFKRNLDPSYSFRTGRIKLGTESNGGFKNIAISNCVFEGCGGLALETVDGALLEDVAISNVTMRDISNCPIFIRLGARMRGPAGAQVGALRRVSINNLVSHNSESELCALISGIPGHAIEDLHMSNIFLDHRGGARATQIRVPELETMYPDPERFGPMPAHGFFVRHVRNLEMNHIEVRPSAPDARPAFYLEDVSRADFFAITAPRKPAFELRDVTDFRLGWSRIAEDAVIKSVAQQVIG
- a CDS encoding DJ-1/PfpI family protein — encoded protein: MIAIVGVNSGTELTDYVIPYGILQQAAVGEVIAIATRSGPMTMRPALRVQPQDTIAGFDTRFPEGADYVIVPAVVQRDDPALLGWIRQQAAKGGTLVSICDGALVLANSGVLDGHRATAHWATAGYRRKTYPRVAWTDDRRYVADGKIVSSAGISAAIPTSLALVEAIAGNARAVTVAAEVGAPDWGSVHDSHQFTPTLGRNLSAFATTQYLNGWFHRPQSIGVTVGTGVDEVALALAADAYTRTGRAQAYAVAASATPVATLRGLTLLPDPTDGRSLSHTVTLAPDKPALTLDRVLVEITRLYGRQTAYGVALDFEYPNFHD
- a CDS encoding GlxA family transcriptional regulator; this translates as MAWHSTSSIPTSMTDGVIYQAATIPQRPVRVVLLAYDGMNLLDLAGPLQALSTANRSAPSGGAARYETIVASGEGGPIVTSSGLPVVTVATATLADVPIDTLIAPGGCVGEEYEVTPALRDFIAQRASSVRRLCSVCTGAFLLAAAGQLDGRRVATHWAWLEKLKGRHPALDVDADSIFVRDGNLWTSAGVSSGIDLTLALIEQDYGPRVAIDAARQMVVFMKRAGGQSQFSVPLAAQTRDDGFVELHAWMAANLAADMSVDRLAERACMAPRTFARTYAAKVGRTPAKTVELMRLEAACRWLEDTDLPLKNIALQAGYGDEQALRRAFHRQFGANPASHRARFSGHQVAAGPPSE